AATTTTTCCCTGAGTCCCCTGTCCCGAGGCAGAGATTGCGATGTGTCCCGAAGCCCGCAGATGCGTTTTGTGAATAAATCCGCCAACTTTCATTCAGGACATGTCATCACTTGCCACGACCAAACCCCTTTGGGCCACCATCAAAGCCGATCTGAAAACCCTCTTTCCCGAGGACGTCTTTCAGCTCTGGTTTGACCCCATTGTGTGCCTCGCCGCCAACGACGACACACTCACGCTCGGCGTCCCCAATGACTTTGCCGCCATCTGGATTAGCGACAATTATCTCGACCTCATCATCCAGCGCATTCGCCTCGCGACCGGTCGCGACATCGCCATTACGTTCAGGAAATACCAGCCGTCCGAAACCACCGCGGCTGCGCCCGCCGACCGGCTCGCCAACACCTCTCCCATCCCGTCCGCGCAGCCCCATCCCCGCCGCAACGGAACCTCAGGCCGCACCGCCCATCCGCTGCCCGCCGCCTCGTCCCTCAACCCGCGCAACACCTTCGAGAGCTACGTCGTCGGCTCCAACAACCAGATGGCCCACGCCGCCGCGCTCGCCGTCGCCCAGGCCCCCGCCCAAGCCTACAATCCGCTCTTCATTTATGGCGAAACCGGGCTCGGCAAAACCCACCTCATGCACGCCATCGGGCATGCCATTCTCCAGAAAAATCCCCACGCCAAAGTCGCCTACCTCTCCACCGAGAAATTCACCAACGAGTTCATCCAGGCCCTTCAGGAGAATGCCCTGACCAAGTTCCGCCAGCGCTACCGCCACGTCGATGTCCTCCTTCTCGACGACGTCCAGTTTCTCGGCGGCAAGGAGCGCATCCAGGAAGAGTTTTTCCACACCTTCAACGAACTCTTCGAATCGCAGAAACAGGTCGTCCTCTCCAGCGATCGCCGCGCCTCGGAAATCCAAAAACTCGAGGCCCGCCTCGTCTCCCGC
This genomic stretch from Termitidicoccus mucosus harbors:
- the dnaA gene encoding chromosomal replication initiator protein DnaA, coding for MSSLATTKPLWATIKADLKTLFPEDVFQLWFDPIVCLAANDDTLTLGVPNDFAAIWISDNYLDLIIQRIRLATGRDIAITFRKYQPSETTAAAPADRLANTSPIPSAQPHPRRNGTSGRTAHPLPAASSLNPRNTFESYVVGSNNQMAHAAALAVAQAPAQAYNPLFIYGETGLGKTHLMHAIGHAILQKNPHAKVAYLSTEKFTNEFIQALQENALTKFRQRYRHVDVLLLDDVQFLGGKERIQEEFFHTFNELFESQKQVVLSSDRRASEIQKLEARLVSRFEWGLPADIQAPDYETRLAILRTKAITLKFDLPGDVASFIAKNIAKNIRRLEGALIKVASYATLTGKPLDLPAAEMLLQDVLMEQAQNLLTIEVIQKRVADHYQIRHTDMTSKRRPANIAFARQVAMYLSRLLTKHPLQEIGDAFGGRDHGTVIHAVKTVENMMEQDPSARGSVEYLKTQLSR